CCAGGCTCCAATAGCGAATTCCGGCCTTTAGAAAACCATCGTCCTGGTCGTACAGCGGTACAAATCCTGGCTCATTCGGAGTATCAGCGTAGCTAAAAACTTCAAGATGGTCATAGTTCCAGAAGCCAAACGCCACCTTGTCCACCATGGCTTTCTTAGCCATTTGGGACAGTCTGCTATCAAATGTCTCTCCAAGCCGCTCTTTCGTGCCATCCTGCTCGAAGGTAACGCCATTAGAAAGCACATACTGCACCTGCTGAATGACAAACCGCCGAAAAAACAGGGTTTTTAGCTTGTAGTTCGCAGAAAACAGATCAGGATAAGCCTGCCCGTTGGCTTTGTACAGGAATTTCTGGAACTTCTCAATGGTCAGGTTGTGCTTTGCATAGTACGCCTCCGCAGCAGCGGCAATCTTATAATCATCGCTGGAAGTATGGTCCTGAACGGCTCCCCGCACGAATTCCATGCGGTCTTTTTCGTTCTCACCCACCGCCAGCAGGTCTTGATATGTCCTCAACATCTCACCTCCGTGCATAAAGAGGTATGTAAGTATTTTTTGCCTGTTGCCCAGGCCGTCTCCAGATTGGCTCCGTAGCATAGCGGACGGCGTCAATATGGTGGTTGTCTCTATCAGGATATCCGCTGATAATGTCGCCGTCTTTCGTCCGCTCGTATTCGTATTCCATAAACTCCTCGCAGGTATCCGGACAGCGCTTTGGGTCAATCACAATAGATTTCAGGGATTGCAGCCACTTCATGGAATACTCCACACTTCCAGGCCCTTTAATAGCACCCGTGCAGTGCAGGCCGAATTTCTTATAGTCCGCTACACTTTTCGGCTCCGCGCTGTCTGCAACAATGCGGTCCTCTCTGGTCAAGCCCTTTTCAAGGAGTAGATTTGCCGTTTCTTGGTTGCCCATCTTGTTTCGAGTCAGCTCATCGAAGATATACAGCACACGCCGTGCCGCGTCATAATGGCAGCGATTGAATGCCCACGGGTCCGGGAAATATCCCCAGTCCACGCCGTTGCAAATCCGGTCAAATGCGGAAACTTCTTCGTCTGTCAGCTCTCGAACGTCGATATTTTCAAAGACATTCCCGCCCGTACCAACCGGAATCCCGAGATATTCATGCTGATATGCCCGCTCGTCCGTTTCTTTGAGGTATTCCGCTTCTCGCAGGAACTGTTCCCCCAACCACTCTGGCGGGGCTTCCAAGTATGTGGATTTATGACACAGCCTGTCCGCTCTCTCTTCAAGGCTATCTTTGTTTGCCCAGTTGTCCCGGCTGATCGGCGGGTTGTAGCTCTCGAAGTTCCAGAACTTAGAGCCGCCACGCATTGTGGATTGAAGAATGGTTCGGATTTCCGCCCGCCCTGCAAACTGATCCTTTTCCTCAAAGTGGGTGACGGCGATATATCCGAAAGGCACCTTGATAGACTTGATCTTCATGGGGTCATCAGCGCCACGAAACATAATCTTCTGTCCTGTCGGCTTATAAATCAGTTCCATCGGCTGGACCTTAGCTTCCCAATAGTCCGCCATTCCAAGTTCGCCAATGGCCCACAGATATTGAGCATATACGCTGTCTCGAATGGTGTTTGCAACCTTGCGCAGGACCAGCGCATGTGTCCCTTTATTGGTCAGTAGAATCAACGGAACAAGGAGCGAAACGCAAGATGACTTCAGAGAGCCGCGCCCACCAGACAGATCATAATGAGTGTGGCCATGTTGGAACACATCTCGAGCAAGCAAGTGGAACGCTGGGCCAAGGACTGTTGACAATCTGATTTCAGACATCGATTACCACCTTAACCTCGTCCTCCGTTTTACTTTGGTCTCCCAGCAGGTCAAACAGCACCTTTGCCGCCTTGGCGTCTCCTTTAGCGGCCTTGATGGACAGCCCGGCGATGATCGCCATTTGGTTGTCCACATCCTCTGGGGCAACGCCATCTTTGGCTAATTTGTTCCATGCTCTTTTGTCGGAAACCGGCAGAGACAGGTATAATTCCGCCGCTTCTCTCAGGCTTTTCTTGCGTCGGCGGGCTTCGCCGGATGCACGACCGCCTTCTCGGCCCAGCTCTCTGGCTTCCTTCTGGCTTCTCTGGTCCATCGGTATAAGGTTCTGTTCATTCGGCATATCACCTCACCTACTTCAAATACTCTTCAAACAGCCTCCTGAACAGCACTCTGGCCTCGTCAGGGTTATCTCGTGTCCTTTCATCCATCCCAGAAAATCCGCCCACAGCGCGTCTGAGCGGGCTTTACGGGCTTCCAGGTCTTGGTCAAACTGTCCCGGATTGTATCCGTACTTGCTGGACACTTCTCCAATACGATGACGCTTTATCTTTGTTTGCATCCCCGATCCCGTCCCTCCCATCTTTTCAGCGAGACAGGCACGCCCTATTTGGCGCCGCATGGAGGGCGCGACCCTCCGGCCCTGATCGTGGGCTGATACGCTCGTGCGGCATATTTGAAGGGAGTCCCCCGGCAGGAAACGTACAAGAGAGGTACTCCTTTCCGTTTAATATCTGCTCACTAGATACCCTGCCGGGGGAGTGGGTTGTCCTTTGGGCCGTGGTTGGTCACAGCCCGAAAGGGGAGGAAAAAGAAGGAGCATGGGGAAGTCACTCCCTCATGCTCCATTGTCGCATAAGTTCAACTGGCAATTCCTCAAAAAGGAGGAATTTTCAAATTTTCTTATGAGACGATAAAGGTTTAACTACGCATGGATAGTCTGTTCGTCCAAGTAAGTAATCTGTTGACACTTCAAAATAATCAGCTATTGCCTCCAGAGCGTCCGTCCCTGGTTTTCTGTTCCCAAGTTCATACCTTCTGATTTGGTCAGACGATATCCCGCACAGCTCGGAAAGCTTGTATCTGCTCAGCCTGTTTCTTTCCCTTAACCGCCTAAGCCGTTCCGGGAACTCATTCACCGGGCATCTCTCCTTTCCTGTACCACTTCATGCCGGCGCATCGCCAAGATGTATTGCAGGCCACGGATATTTGACTCCTGGCAACTCCAAGGGCCTCTGCGGCGGCTTTTTCAGACGGGTATTCAGTAACGGTCCCATCATTGCTGACAGATACCACCGGCTTAGCTGGCATCGTCCACCTCCGCCAATGCGTTAAACTCGTCTCTGTTAAGCGGCTCTGTCGGTCTTTCCTGCGGTGCTAATCCTCGGACCCGCAACGCCGTTAAAATCGCATCCGTGTTAAGCCCCAAGAAAGTTGATAGCTGCCGCATGGAGTACCCCTCTGCGCGTTTGAGCGATATCCACTCCCATTGCGCATCAGAATACATATCACCAGGGAAATGGTATCTACGAACCATCCATATCCTCCTTCTTAATCCACCACCGTCCTGCTCCGCTTCGATGGGGGCGGAGATGCGGGTCCAGTCAGGCATTTCCAGCACCTCCGATGATCTCGTCAAGGGTATATACATGACCCTTTTCAACAGACGGGAACAGATGTCTGGTGATTACTTCTCTCTGAAAATATGTGCCGTCTACAATTTCCAGGCACTGCGTCCATGCACCATCGTATTTTATTGCATTGATCTCCGGGAGCAAAACTTTGATTGCCTTCGCCCTCTCCACCTCCTGCTCGGTGAAGCGGGGCTTGCAGATGATGCAATCAGCGTTATTGATAATGTAACAAAGTTCTCCGGAGGTCACTTCTCCACCATGTGCATTTCTGATCTCTCCATCTGTACCGACAAAATAACTTTTCGGCTCATCAAATGGGAAGTCATTAAACTGGAAGTTCTGGTTTACCTCAACCCCAGCACCTCGCAAATTCTCGGTTTGTCCATGTTGGCCTCCAAACTTTCACCTTTGCTATCATTTTTTGTAAGTACATTTCCATCTTCCACCACCTCATAGCCCATCAGGCGAGCGGCTTCGTGAGGGTTGGCTCTTACGTATTCATGACACGGCCTCTTTGTCCCTGCGTATTGCTGCACGGGTTCCCGAATCTCGCAATAGTCGCAATCTTCTTTGCTATCGCAAAACTGCGCTAATGCCTGTTCAATGGTAAGTGCGACTTCGCCCGTCTTACTCCGAAACTTCATGGTCGGCCTCCTTGCCCATGCGGGCACCACAATGACAATATGGTTCTTCTTTTAGCTCCTCTCTTCCGCATAAGCTACAACGAAATGATGTGTATTCATGGAGAATAGGATCCCCATTCTGGTCATATTCAACTGGAATATATGTATGATGGATTTCTGGATTCCATCTCCCGTGTCGCACCGGGGCAACGTCAGCGGCGGGGATGCCTTTGATTGCTCCGCCAATATTCCAAGCCACGGTATCGCCGCAATAGTCTGCCATTCTAAGCCGATCTTCATATTCTTTCTGGCAGATGTCGAGTGCTTCCGCCCTCTCGATGTACTCCTTCATTCTCTCCACCTCTGTTCGTGGTCGTCTGCAATCCGTTTAATGATTTCCAGCTCTTCATCCGTCAGCGTCCGGTTCCACGCAATGGAAAAATCGCCCGTACACCGATTCGGGCAGGCCGTACACTCGCAGCGGTTGGCGTTGCTGGTATCATTCACCCTGAATGGGCAGCTGTGGTTATAGCAGTCAGTTCTAATCCCTAATTCCCGTTCGACAAATTCAGCGGGATACATCGGCGGTATAGTTTTATTCTCCATCCTGCTCCTCCAATACGGTCATATCATAGCCGCTCTCTATAAATCGGATCGTTTTTTGATGGTCGCAAGCGTTCCCGAGATAAGTGTAAATCTCTCGCATATCCTCCACACTGAACCTAGTGTCAAGATATTGATTTATACCATTCAGGAAGAAAATATGAAGGGCTGTATTATCTACTGCACGGCGAAACGGCGTGGACTTACAAGCCGCGCGGGAAAACCACTCCAACACCTTGCACTTTACATCCAGTTCGCTCTTGCAAGTGCTGATATTGAAATACACATTTGCCTTTTGGTGGGCGATAAACTCCCCCTGGGCGTTGATGAACCATCCAGGGAAGGAAAGCCCAAGTCTCCTAATGACTGCCCAATCAACCATCCTGCTCCCTCCGTAGTGCGGCCTCCTCGCGGGTCAGGAAAACGGTTTTACCGCTATATTCGGTGTTGCCAATTTTGAGCCGCCATTTCCCGCCGTCAAAGTATGTCAGCCGCTTCATGTCAGTCCTCCTCATACTCCGGGTGTACGCCCATGCAACAGTCAAAGCAAATCCAGCCAGTGGGAGAACATTCATCTCTCACCATCTCGCTCTGCTCATACCGTTCCCCACAGATACCGCACTTTCGGTAGTATTTACGCTTTTTCATGTCAGCCCTCCTCGCCGTCCCACTTCCATGCGGGGCAAAGTTTGTGCAGGTCCTCTACTGCCGCATCCCTCTCCCGCTTCATCTGATCTCTCTGATTTTCTACAATTTCAATACACCGCTTCACCTGTTCCAGCTCGGCCCGCAGCTGCTCGTTTTCGGCCCGGAGCGTGGAGAGGGTGGTGGCGCCATCAAGTGCAACGCCTCTTTTCAGGTCCTTCCCTTCAAAATATCCGTTTAGCTGCTCAATCAGCTTCTCAATGTCCATCAGGTGTCCACCTCCACTGGTTGCTTCATCCACTTCAATGCAGCTTGCCTGCACCCTTCATAAATCGGAATGTTTGGATAAGCACAGATGAAATTGCATACTCCGCCTTTTTCATGCTCACAACACTTACAAAAGTCGGCTCTGAGAAAAATGTCCGCCAGTTCCTCGTCGCTCATGGCCCGGATTTTATCTGCGTTTGTCATGTTTCATCCTCTCCCTCCGGCGGGCGGCGGTAAAACACCCAATGCGGGATTTCCTTTACATTGTAAATGCTACCTGCAGGTGTGATGATATGCCCATGCTGGCACAGACACCAGTACCCGTTCCCGCCCTCGATGGGTTTGCAGGCAACCCACACAGGCTCGTCCATCTCCCGCAGTTCCTCCAGCGTCAGCGGCTCGTTCGGCGGGGTGAGGGTGGGCGTGAAGTAATCACACCCATCCGTACAGAAACAGCTTGCGTTCTGCGATTCTCGGCTCGCCCACAGCGCACATACCTTTTCGTGCAGGCACTTCTTGCAATCAAACTCTTCCATCTTTCAGCGCCTCCTCAGTCGCAATCATCTCGATTACCGGAACAACTTCAAAGTCTCTGTCCCACGAAGAACAGCCGCTTCTAGCCTGCGCCTCAGAACGATATGTCTTGACGGATACGTCTTTTATTTCGGATATGGGACGAAAACTAAAAGCCTTTGCTAGACCGCACCAGACCTCTGTTCTGTTTTTCCGCATGACCACATAGCGCTTGCGCTCAATCCGCATCGTTCAGGACCTCCATCCTTTTCATCACCATCTCCACTTCCATCTTGATCCCCTCCAGCATCTCCATTTCCTCCGCGCTCAGAATCGGCGCGCGGGTGTTCCAGGCCAGGCGGGCTTCGTGTTCCGTCTTATACCATCCGCTGTTCGTAAAACATTTCATGCAGATCACATTTCTGCGGACATTTGGCTGATAGTAACGTTCGTTCCGCACCCTTGCCTGTCCTCTGCACATAGGACATGGCACCAGCACCCCCGCATCCGTCAGCCGCTTCGCAGCATCTTTATTTCCGAGCATGGCTAATTTGACGTCATCCATTACAAATTCCTCCCCATTGTTCTGCCATTGCCTGAGCTATGCCTGGAAAGGTCTTGGCCCGATTCTTCTGTCGGTCTTTCCCACCTCGCATGAACCATGTTCCAGCTTCGTGACAGCTGCATTTCGGGTCAACAATGTTAGTTGGCTCCAAAGGAGGAAGTCCTTTCAACCACAGGCGGGTCTTTTTCTGAACCGGGTGTCCGAACATCCACGGCTGGACCTCCTGGGTGTGCGGCGGCATTTCATAAATCTTGCTGGATACTGGGTTCTCCACACAGATGTGCGGGCAGTCGGCATTCAGAAACCTCAAGAAAAATGCTTTTGCCTCAAGCCCTGTCCGATAGCGCTCCTGATTGAGAACGCCCCCCTTGAACAGGTGTTTTGCTCCGGCGTTCGACAGATATGTACAAGGCGGAAACGCCAGAATCATGTCCCACTGCATTTTCAGCATCTCCAACGCGTCACATTGGATGTGCCACTCAGGATGGCCTCCGCTGCACGGCTCAATGTCGCAGCTGTATGCTTCATGCCCCAGCGCCCTGAATGCTTTGCACACTTCCTGAGACTCTTCACAAGCCACCAGCACTCTCATAGCTTCGCCGCCTCTTTGTCGCCCAGCAGGGCGCGCTTTTCATCCGTCATAGTCCTAAATCCTCCCATGTGATCTGCCGTTCTTCCAGGTCAAACCTGGACCCCATGTAAATGATGTTGTCATCTGTCCGGAACCGCCCAGGGAAAGCAACGTTTTCCACGTGTTGGAGCTCTAAGAGCTTATCCCATAGCTCCCTATGGTGTGCCCGCAAATGTCGGAACTCATTGTCACTGGTATTTGGGCAGAAGAAGCACCCGCCACGCTTACAGAACTCATAGGCTGGAGAGAGGAGCCCGTATTTCCGGCAGAGTTCGCGCGCATCCTTCTGGGTGTATCCGTATTTCTGCAGCAGGGATATTTTCTGCCCGCCCAGGCGCAGCAGTCTTTCGTCCTCGTCTGCTGCATATCCGATATACTGTACTGCTCCTTTATGCGCCCGGCGAAACCGGCCCAGCGGAGGTGTCTTACAGCGATCTTGCACCTTGCAAAACCCCGGCGACGGGAATCCTTGATACTTTCCGGCCCGCAACCCCTTTTTGATCTGGTGCCAAAACACGTCCATAAACGTCTTTTGAGATCGCAGAACCTCCACGCGCACGCCATGTTCCTCAAACCACGGGATTGCTATCCCGTGGATAAAATCTGCATGTTCCGGGACCTCTCCGCTGGTATGCGCATCAAACATGACCTCACAGTATACCAAGGCTGTCAAAGGCTCCCCGTGCTCGAGAGCAAGCAGGGCTGTTGCCGTACTGTCTGCGCCGCCGGACCATGATGCAAAATGCTCAGTCATGCTCTCTTCCTTTCCAGCGGGCGGCTCTCATGCTTCCACCTCCGACGGATAGACTGCGTACTGGCCCTTGCCGTAACGCTGGTATTGGGACGCCATCCGCCGGAAGGACTGGTATTGGATGCCCAGATATTCCGCACACTCTCGGGCGGTGCCCTCAAAGGCGTATTGCCCGTCCTTGCCGTAGATGGTGTACATCTTCAGGCAGTAGCGACGCGGTATCCGCACACGCCCATATTTCCGGGCCCAGATGCTGACGGTCGAAACGGACACATTGACCGCTTTGGCAATGTCCTTCTGGAGGCATCCCCGGTCCACCATCTCCAGAATGGTTTGCAGCTTCTTAGTTGTCATGACTTGCCTCCCATTCCCGGTACAGGGAAAACCAGTCCTCCGCCCGCATCGTCACCAGCCACTCGCAGCGGCTCCGCCGGTGGGCTACAATGGGATATTCCCAAGGAGGCGCATCGTGCTTGGCCTGGGCCATGGCTGCCTCCAAATCCAGCCGCTCCACACGCTTGACTTCCTGATGGATGCCGGGCAGCCCTACAACGTCAGAGGCGTCCCCGGTGTTCCCGCAATACTGAGCCGTGCGGCGGCAGTCATAGCCCTGCCCACGGCAATAGCTGGCCCATTCCAGCTCTCCGCGCTTGCCTTTTTGTTTGCTGTTCATGGTTCCTCCTTGTGGTGATACATTTCCCGGATGTACTTCCACGTCTCGTCGTTCATGCTTTGGGCAGTAGGTTTTTCCTTCCCTTCCTGCTTCCTGCGCTTTTCCCAGGTGATTACAGCCTGTTTCCAGTCCTTCATGGGAGACTGACCGATCTTCCAGCCCTTGGAGGCGTAGAAAGCAACAAACGACTCTGGGTCTACCCCGTTGTTCCGCTCCTGACAATATGCCCTGACTTCATCGACTGTCGGAGGTGAAAAGCGTTTCCCCCTGGAAGAGGGGGTAGGGGGAGTATAACTATCGTTCTCATTCTCTTCCTCTCTCTCTACCTCACCCTCTACCTCTATCTCTCCCTCTATATTGCTTTCCGTTTGCTTCCGGTTTGCTTTCGGTTTGCTTCCGCCTCGCTTCCCGTTTGCTGCCTTTTTGCTTGCTTTGTCAAGTATCGGTTTTACAAGCAAAAAGGAAGCGGATGCCTGTCCTGTTAATGGCTTGCTTTCTCCCTCGAACACATAAGTACAAATCGCCGTCACAAAGGGAAGCTGGTCCTTCTTCGGAAGCACTTTTAACGCCTCCCAGAAGCTGCGGTAAAAGGTAAATTGGTCACGTTCCAAGCAGTTCACCCGCCTTAAAACGGCAGTTTGCCGTCCTCTTCGCCGATCTCGGCGAAGTCTGCGGCTGAGACATTGACGCCGCCGCTCTGGATGGGGAAGTGGGACTCCTTTTCTGTGGGCCACACATAGTCCGCTATCAGGTCTGTATAGGTTTTGCCGTTGTACTCCCGGCTCTCCAGCCGCCCGGCGGCGATGACCCGGTCGCCCTTCACCATAACGGACAGCTGGCGGGCCAGATGCCCCCAGCCCTTGACAGTCAGGAAAGCGGCGGTTCCGTCCTTGCGGCCATAGGCCCGGACGGAGATGGAGCCGACCTCCTTGCCGTTGCTGGTGATGCGGATATCGCCGTCACAGGTGGCCTTTGCGATGACGAGTCCGGTCTTGACCTCGTTGCCGCTGCGGTCATAGTCCGTAATGCCATTGATAAACATCAGGAGTCCTCCTTTTGCAGAGCGTCCACCAGGGCGTCGAAGTCGCCGGACTTGATCTTGCTGGCGCTGTCGTAGCCGTGGGAGCGCAGGAAGTCCTTGGCCTCCTGTTTGGTAAATCCGTGGCGGCTGGCGCAGGTGTAGAAGAACTTGACCTGGGCGGGGGTAATGGGCTTTTCCGGGTCTTTGTCCGCGAAGTAGGCCCCGGCATCCTCTGTGTCGCTCTCAATGTCCTGAGTGAAGCTGTCGGACATGCATCCCAGGGACAGGGCGGCGGACACCAGGGCCCGCTTCTGTGCCATCTTCAGGGCGCTGTTGGCGCCGTCGTAGGGGGACTGGCTGCCGGTGCGGCCCTCCCGGGTGTTGGCGGAGCCGTAGGAGCTGGTAATGATGTACTCTTTGCCATCCACGATCTTCACCAGGTCACAGCGGACGGCATAGAAGAAGAATCCAGTCTCCTGGTTTTCGATCTTGCTCTCCATGTGGTATCGCTGGCAGAGGCCGTAGGCTACAGCAACTTTTTCGGCGCCTGCCTTGAACAGGGTGGGGTGCTTCGTCATGGCCTCCCCGTTCTTCTTGCGGATCACGCCGAAGTCGATGCCACGGCGTAGGGTCTCCGGCTGGCAGCCAAACACGGAGATTTCATAGTCCCCGGTATGGGGCTTGCGCTGCACCGTCAGGGGCGCGGCGTTATAGCTGTAGAGCATTA
This DNA window, taken from Dysosmobacter welbionis, encodes the following:
- a CDS encoding PBSX family phage terminase large subunit, which gives rise to MSEIRLSTVLGPAFHLLARDVFQHGHTHYDLSGGRGSLKSSCVSLLVPLILLTNKGTHALVLRKVANTIRDSVYAQYLWAIGELGMADYWEAKVQPMELIYKPTGQKIMFRGADDPMKIKSIKVPFGYIAVTHFEEKDQFAGRAEIRTILQSTMRGGSKFWNFESYNPPISRDNWANKDSLEERADRLCHKSTYLEAPPEWLGEQFLREAEYLKETDERAYQHEYLGIPVGTGGNVFENIDVRELTDEEVSAFDRICNGVDWGYFPDPWAFNRCHYDAARRVLYIFDELTRNKMGNQETANLLLEKGLTREDRIVADSAEPKSVADYKKFGLHCTGAIKGPGSVEYSMKWLQSLKSIVIDPKRCPDTCEEFMEYEYERTKDGDIISGYPDRDNHHIDAVRYATEPIWRRPGQQAKNTYIPLYARR
- a CDS encoding helix-turn-helix domain-containing protein yields the protein MNEFPERLRRLRERNRLSRYKLSELCGISSDQIRRYELGNRKPGTDALEAIADYFEVSTDYLLGRTDYPCVVKPLSSHKKI
- a CDS encoding Lar family restriction alleviation protein, whose product is MDDVKLAMLGNKDAAKRLTDAGVLVPCPMCRGQARVRNERYYQPNVRRNVICMKCFTNSGWYKTEHEARLAWNTRAPILSAEEMEMLEGIKMEVEMVMKRMEVLNDAD
- a CDS encoding DNA cytosine methyltransferase, encoding MRVLVACEESQEVCKAFRALGHEAYSCDIEPCSGGHPEWHIQCDALEMLKMQWDMILAFPPCTYLSNAGAKHLFKGGVLNQERYRTGLEAKAFFLRFLNADCPHICVENPVSSKIYEMPPHTQEVQPWMFGHPVQKKTRLWLKGLPPLEPTNIVDPKCSCHEAGTWFMRGGKDRQKNRAKTFPGIAQAMAEQWGGICNG
- a CDS encoding phosphoadenosine phosphosulfate reductase, with translation MTEHFASWSGGADSTATALLALEHGEPLTALVYCEVMFDAHTSGEVPEHADFIHGIAIPWFEEHGVRVEVLRSQKTFMDVFWHQIKKGLRAGKYQGFPSPGFCKVQDRCKTPPLGRFRRAHKGAVQYIGYAADEDERLLRLGGQKISLLQKYGYTQKDARELCRKYGLLSPAYEFCKRGGCFFCPNTSDNEFRHLRAHHRELWDKLLELQHVENVAFPGRFRTDDNIIYMGSRFDLEERQITWEDLGL
- a CDS encoding helix-turn-helix domain-containing protein, with amino-acid sequence MTTKKLQTILEMVDRGCLQKDIAKAVNVSVSTVSIWARKYGRVRIPRRYCLKMYTIYGKDGQYAFEGTARECAEYLGIQYQSFRRMASQYQRYGKGQYAVYPSEVEA
- a CDS encoding DUF6291 domain-containing protein, encoding MERDQFTFYRSFWEALKVLPKKDQLPFVTAICTYVFEGESKPLTGQASASFLLVKPILDKASKKAANGKRGGSKPKANRKQTESNIEGEIEVEGEVEREEENENDSYTPPTPSSRGKRFSPPTVDEVRAYCQERNNGVDPESFVAFYASKGWKIGQSPMKDWKQAVITWEKRRKQEGKEKPTAQSMNDETWKYIREMYHHKEEP
- a CDS encoding single-stranded DNA-binding protein — protein: MFINGITDYDRSGNEVKTGLVIAKATCDGDIRITSNGKEVGSISVRAYGRKDGTAAFLTVKGWGHLARQLSVMVKGDRVIAAGRLESREYNGKTYTDLIADYVWPTEKESHFPIQSGGVNVSAADFAEIGEEDGKLPF